A genomic region of Trifolium pratense cultivar HEN17-A07 linkage group LG3, ARS_RC_1.1, whole genome shotgun sequence contains the following coding sequences:
- the LOC123915675 gene encoding uncharacterized protein LOC123915675, translating into MEDGEASFTSPLSHKKMVSDVKKEEGYKGISFVDLLDSPPKKFLKTEKVLEEENFDHWDPCAKKSPPITKEVFKEEENFDHWEDQTQVSMVIKSIDDFKETILTMFRQPRQPVEKLVTPLTKESIRPLMKEKVSKIYSPYAKDGNKYVQVTTTPTGCYIKSNKTLVGPSIPDWLSSLFKPKKIMNLTSDQCAMASYIFGRSTDELVIHFTLYSKSFSPSRQE; encoded by the exons ATGGAGGACGGAGAAGCTTCCTTTACGTCACCATTATCTCACAAAAAGATGGTTTCTGACGTAAAAAAAGAGGAGGGTTATAAGGGAATATCGTTCGTAGATTTACTAGACAG CCCACCAAAGAAGTTTTTGAAAACAGAGAAGGTTCTTgaagaagaaaattttgatCATTGGGATCCTTGTGCTAAAAAAAGCCCGCCGATCACAAAGGAGGTttttaaagaagaagaaaattttgatCATTGGGAG GACCAAACACAAGTGTCTATGGTGATAAAGTCAATTGATGACTTTAAGGAAACTATACTGACCATGTTCAGACAACCAAGACAACCTGTGGAAAAGCTGGTCACACCTTTGACAAAGGAAAGTATTCGACCTTTGATGAAGGAAAAAGTTAGTAAAATCTATTCACCATATGCCAAAGATGGCAACAAATATGTGCAAGTAACCACCACTCCGACAGGGTGCTACATCAAATCCAACAAAACATTAGTTGGTCCGTCTATCCCCGAT TGGTTGTCTTCACTCTTTAAACCAAAGAAGATAATGAATCTAACCTCCGACCAATGTGCTATGGCATCTTACATATTTGGTCGTTCAACAGACGAGTTAGTCATACATTTCACCTTGTATTCCAAGTCGTTCAGCCCGTCCCGGCAGGAATAG
- the LOC123915676 gene encoding 3-ketoacyl-CoA synthase 11-like yields the protein MTESKQETPLLSTSSQMLPDFKKSVKLKYVKLGYHYLITHGMYLFLSPLVVLIAAQLSTFSLKDIYDIWENLQYNLVSVIICSTLLVFLSTLYFMTRPRPVYLVNFSCYKPEESRKCTKRTFMDHSRASDFFTEENLDFQRKILERSGLGENTYLPEAVLSIPPNPSMKEARKEAEMVMFGAIDELFSKTSVKPKDIGILIVNCSLFCPTPSLSAMIINHYKLRGNIRSYNLGGMGCSAGIISIDLAKELLQVHPNSYALVVSMENITLNWYPGNDRSKLVSNCLFRMGGAAILLSNKSSDRRRSKYRLVHTVRTNKGADDKCFSCVTQEEDDNGKVGVTLSKDLMAVAGDALKTNITTLGPLVLPTSEQLLFFGTLVGKKVFKMKIKPYIPDFKLAFEHFCIHAGGRAVLDELEKNLKLSPWHMEPSRMTLYRFGNTSSSSLWYELAYTEAKGRIKKGDRTWQIAFGSGFKCNSAVWKALRTINPANEKNPWIDEINQFPVDVPRISAI from the coding sequence ATGACAGAATCAAAACAAGAAACACCCTTGTTGTCGACATCATCGCAGATGCTTCCCGACTTCAAAAAATCTGTTAAATTGAAGTATGTGAAGCTTGGCTATCATTACCTAATCACTCATGGCATGTACCTCTTTCTTTCACCACTTGTGGTGTTAATTGCTGCACAGCTCTCAACTTTCTCACTCAAAGATATCTATGATATTTGGGAAAACCTGCAATACAATCTGGTATCCGTCATTATTTGCTCGACTCTCCTTGTATTTTTATCGACCCTTTACTTTATGACTCGTCCTAGGCCAGTCTACCTAGTCAATTTCTCATGTTACAAGCCGGAAGAGTCTCGGAAATGCACAAAAAGGACTTTTATGGATCACTCCAGGGCAAGTGATTTCTTCACAGAGGAGAACCTTGACTTCCAGCGAAAGATACTCGAGAGATCTGGTCTTGGAGAAAACACTTACCTTCCAGAAGCTGTCCTTAGCATCCCTCCCAACCCTTCAATGAAAGAAGCTAGGAAAGAAGCTGAGATGGTTATGTTTGGTGCCATCGATGAGCTGTTTTCGAAGACATCAGTAAAGCCTAAAGACATTGGAATTCTGATTGTGAATTGTAGTCTCTTCTGTCCAACTCCGTCGCTTTCTGCAATGATCATCAATCACTATAAGCTTAGAGGTAACATAAGGAGTTATAACCTTGGTGGGATGGGATGCAGTGCCGGGATTATTTCAATTGATCTTGCTAAAGAGCTTCTCCAGGTCCATCCTAACTCGTATGCGTTGGTTGTTAGCATGGAGAACATTACGTTGAATTGGTATCCTGGGAATGACCGCTCCAAGCTTGTTTCGAATTGTTTGTTCCGTATGGGAGGGGCTGCGATTCTACTATCCAACAAGAGCTCTGATAGGAGAAGATCTAAATACCGATTGGTTCACACGGTTCGCACTAACAAGGGTGCTGATGACAAGTGCTTCAGCTGCGTTACGCAAGAAGAAGACGACAATGGCAAAGTTGGTGTCACTTTATCAAAAGATCTTATGGCAGTTGCAGGCGATGCTTTGAAAACAAACATCACCACATTGGGGCCTCTTGTCCTTCCAACATCAGAACAACTGCTGTTCTTCGGCACGTTAGTTGGAAAGAAAGTCTTCAAGATGAAGATCAAGCCTTACATTCCTGATTTCAAGCTAGCTTTTGAACATTTCTGCATTCATGCTGGTGGAAGAGCTGTTTTGGATGAGCTGGAGAAAAACTTGAAGCTGTCTCCTTGGCATATGGAGCCATCAAGAATGACACTTTATCGTTTTGGAAACACGTCAAGCAGTTCACTTTGGTACGAATTGGCATATACAGAAGCCAAGGGAAGGATCAAGAAAGGAGATAGAACGTGGCAAATAGCATTCGGTTCTGGATTCAAGTGCAACAGTGCAGTATGGAAGGCTCTAAGGACAATCAATCCTGCAAATGAGAAGAACCCTTGGATCGACGAGATTAACCAGTTTCCGGTTGATGTTCCAAGGATTTCTGCCATCTAA
- the LOC123915680 gene encoding protein MIZU-KUSSEI 1, translated as MKTIMAAKSPHDSSFSFSRRYFHWKKKALDEDDEEEILNISSSSHFPEDDDEDVGGENDEDHPQHHYNNLRIKIPVEIAALEKKKNSKSKFKSAITILTKNRSLHNSSPLGTRMVGTLFGYRRGHVHFAFQEDSKLSPVFLIELATPTSVLVREMASGVVRIALECEKKLGGGRKGLKLLEEPIWRTYCNGRKCGYAYKHECGSEEWKILKALEPISMGAGVLPMPPSSEFEGELMYMRTKYERVVGSKDSEAFYMMNPVVGSAGPELSIYLLRV; from the coding sequence ATGAAGACCATAATGGCAGCGAAATCACCACACGACTCTTCATTCTCCTTCTCTAGAAGATATTTCCATTGGAAAAAGAAGGCTTTGGATgaggatgatgaagaagaaatccTCAACATAAGTTCATCATCACATTTTCCTGAGGATGATGACGAAGATGTTGGCGGTGAGAATGACGAGGATCATCCTCAACATCACTATAATAACCTTAGAATCAAAATTCCAGTAGAAATTGCTGCTcttgaaaagaagaagaattcaAAGTCAAAATTTAAGTCAGCAATAACAATTCTTACTAAGAATCGTTCACTTCACAATTCTAGCCCCCTTGGAACACGTATGGTGGGTACCCTTTTCGGCTACCGTCGTGGACATGTCCATTTCGCATTCCAAGAGGATTCAAAGTTAAGCCCTGTATTCTTGATTGAGCTAGCAACACCAACAAGTGTTTTGGTTAGGGAAATGGCTTCTGGGGTGGTGAGAATTGCATTGGAGTGTGAGAAGAAGTTAGGAGGAGGGAGAAAGGGTTTGAAGTTGCTTGAGGAACCCATTTGGAGGACTTATTGCAATGGCAGGAAATGTGGTTATGCATATAAGCATGAATGTGGTTCAGAGGAATGGAAGATATTGAAAGCTTTGGAACCTATTTCAATGGGTGCTGGTGTGTTGCCAATGCCGCCAAGTAGTGAGTTTGAAGGTGAACTTATGTATATGAGAACTAAGTATGAGAGGGTTGTTGGGTCTAAAGACTCTGAAGCTTTCTATATGATGAACCCTGTGGTTGGTAGTGCTGGTCCTGAACTCAGCATTTACTTGCTTAGAGTTTAA
- the LOC123915677 gene encoding nudix hydrolase 19, chloroplastic-like isoform X1 → MVNLVQFSKLLSLICLPKDLPYKSPHILTRLFSHYNYNPFFRITTMSINLSTHVFAGNPLRSKTPNNNDLFSPTTALETLKSRITDNTHHQSPNFKVLPFRNGKPLATSIGGESWQLGWIGLGELSPELSAGESFVYLGSDVDEDAVYWTIDVSGEEIGFVPEFGGVRFSFVELRTLMVATDWVDSKSMGNLAIAGHARALLEWHKISLFCGHCGEKTVPMEAGRRKQCSNESCKKRIYPRVDPVVIMLVIDQENDRALLSKQSRFVPRMWSCLAGFIEPGESLEEAVRRETLEETGIEVGEVVYHSSQPWPVGPNSMPCQLMVGFFAYAKSLEINVDKEELEDAQWHSREEVRKALTFAEYKKAQTTAAAKVEQMCKGVEKTHSLSTDFNVESGELAPMFVPGPFAIAHHLISSWAFPDKNINGSELHSKQPIGSASNL, encoded by the exons ATGGTGAATCTCgtacaattttcaaaattgttaTCCTTAATTTGTCTCCCTAAAGATCTGCCATATAAATCCCCCCATATTCTGACAAGACTTTTCTCTCATTACAATTACAACCCCTTCTTCCGTATCACCACCATGTCCATAAACCTAAGCACCCACGTCTTCGCCGGAAACCCACTAAGATCCAAAACACCGAACAATAACGACCTATTTTCACCCACAACCGCACTCGAAACCCTCAAATCCCGAATCACCGACAACACTCATCACCAATCTCCTAATTTTAAGGTACTACCATTCAGAAACGGGAAGCCCCTCGCGACTTCAATTGGCGGTGAGTCATGGCAGCTCGGTTGGATCGGTCTGGGAGAACTGAGTCCTGAATTGAGCGCTGGTGAATCGTTTGTTTATCTTGGTTCGGATGTTGACGAAGATGCGGTTTACTGGACGATTGATGTGTCTGGAGAGGAGATTGGGTTTGTTCCTGAATTTGGTGGTGTGCGGTTTAGCTTTGTGGAGCTTAGAACCCTTATGGTTGCCACTGATTGGGTTGATTCCAAATCTATGGGAAACTTGGCTATTGCTGGTCAT GCCAGAGCACTGTTAGAATGGCATAAGATATCACTTTTTTGTGGACATTGTGGAGAGAAAACAGTCCCAATGGAAGCTGGGAGACGGAAGCAGTGTTCAAATGAATCGTGCAAAAAGAGGATATATCCACGAGTTGATCCG GTGGTCATTATGCTGGTAATTGACCAAGAGAATGATCGTGCCCTTTTGAGCAAACAATCTAGATTTGTGCCTAGAATGTGGAGTTGCTTAGCAGGTTTTATAGAG CCAGGAGAAAGCTTGGAGGAGGCTGTGAGAAGAGAAACTTTGGAGGAGACTGGTATTGAAGTTGGAGAAGTTGTATATCACAGTTCTCAGCCATGGCCTG TTGGACCGAACAGCATGCCATGTCAGCTGATGGTTGGATTCTTTGCATATGCTAAATCCCTTGAAATTAATGTCGACAAGGAGGAGTTGGAAG ATGCTCAGTGGCACAGTAGAGAAGAAGTAAGAAAAGCTCTGACATTTGCCGAGTACAAGAAAGCTCAAACAACTGCAGCAGCAAAGGTAGAACAAATGTGTAAAGGAGTAGAAAAAACTCACAGCTTGTCTACCGATTTCAATGTGGAAAGTGGTGAACTTGCACCGATGTTTGTTCCTGGACCCTTTGCAATAGCCCATCACCTTATTTCCTCTTGGGCATTCCCCGATAAAAATATTAACGGCAGTGAATTACATTCAAAACAACCAATTGGTTCTGCGTCAAATTTGTAG
- the LOC123915677 gene encoding nudix hydrolase 19, chloroplastic-like isoform X2: MVNLVQFSKLLSLICLPKDLPYKSPHILTRLFSHYNYNPFFRITTMSINLSTHVFAGNPLRSKTPNNNDLFSPTTALETLKSRITDNTHHQSPNFKVLPFRNGKPLATSIGGESWQLGWIGLGELSPELSAGESFVYLGSDVDEDAVYWTIDVSGEEIGFVPEFGGVRFSFVELRTLMVATDWVDSKSMGNLAIAGHARALLEWHKISLFCGHCGEKTVPMEAGRRKQCSNESCKKRIYPRVDPVVIMLVIDQENDRALLSKQSRFVPRMWSCLAGFIEPGESLEEAVRRETLEETGIEVGEVVYHSSQPWPDAQWHSREEVRKALTFAEYKKAQTTAAAKVEQMCKGVEKTHSLSTDFNVESGELAPMFVPGPFAIAHHLISSWAFPDKNINGSELHSKQPIGSASNL; this comes from the exons ATGGTGAATCTCgtacaattttcaaaattgttaTCCTTAATTTGTCTCCCTAAAGATCTGCCATATAAATCCCCCCATATTCTGACAAGACTTTTCTCTCATTACAATTACAACCCCTTCTTCCGTATCACCACCATGTCCATAAACCTAAGCACCCACGTCTTCGCCGGAAACCCACTAAGATCCAAAACACCGAACAATAACGACCTATTTTCACCCACAACCGCACTCGAAACCCTCAAATCCCGAATCACCGACAACACTCATCACCAATCTCCTAATTTTAAGGTACTACCATTCAGAAACGGGAAGCCCCTCGCGACTTCAATTGGCGGTGAGTCATGGCAGCTCGGTTGGATCGGTCTGGGAGAACTGAGTCCTGAATTGAGCGCTGGTGAATCGTTTGTTTATCTTGGTTCGGATGTTGACGAAGATGCGGTTTACTGGACGATTGATGTGTCTGGAGAGGAGATTGGGTTTGTTCCTGAATTTGGTGGTGTGCGGTTTAGCTTTGTGGAGCTTAGAACCCTTATGGTTGCCACTGATTGGGTTGATTCCAAATCTATGGGAAACTTGGCTATTGCTGGTCAT GCCAGAGCACTGTTAGAATGGCATAAGATATCACTTTTTTGTGGACATTGTGGAGAGAAAACAGTCCCAATGGAAGCTGGGAGACGGAAGCAGTGTTCAAATGAATCGTGCAAAAAGAGGATATATCCACGAGTTGATCCG GTGGTCATTATGCTGGTAATTGACCAAGAGAATGATCGTGCCCTTTTGAGCAAACAATCTAGATTTGTGCCTAGAATGTGGAGTTGCTTAGCAGGTTTTATAGAG CCAGGAGAAAGCTTGGAGGAGGCTGTGAGAAGAGAAACTTTGGAGGAGACTGGTATTGAAGTTGGAGAAGTTGTATATCACAGTTCTCAGCCATGGCCTG ATGCTCAGTGGCACAGTAGAGAAGAAGTAAGAAAAGCTCTGACATTTGCCGAGTACAAGAAAGCTCAAACAACTGCAGCAGCAAAGGTAGAACAAATGTGTAAAGGAGTAGAAAAAACTCACAGCTTGTCTACCGATTTCAATGTGGAAAGTGGTGAACTTGCACCGATGTTTGTTCCTGGACCCTTTGCAATAGCCCATCACCTTATTTCCTCTTGGGCATTCCCCGATAAAAATATTAACGGCAGTGAATTACATTCAAAACAACCAATTGGTTCTGCGTCAAATTTGTAG